A segment of the Sphingobium amiense genome:
CCACCCGCCATTCTCTCGGTCTGCAATTTCAAGGGCGGTGTCGGCAAGTCCACGATCGCGCTGCACCTGGCTCAGCACTTCGCGATCAACGGCTATCGTGTGCTGTTTATCGACTGCGACAGCCAAGCTTCATCGACAATGATGTTCGGCTACCGACCAGACGTCGATCTGGAGGAGGACGACACGCTCTATGGGCATTTCCATAACCCGGAATTGCTGGGTGTGCGAAAGATCATTCGGAAGACCCACTTCCATGGGCTCGATCTGATCCCTGCGAATTTGCGGCTCTACAATCTCGAATACGAGATCGCCGGCTACCTCGCGCGCAATCAGAACCTGAACATCATCGACCTGATCGCCGAGGCCATCGACTCGGTGGTAGAAGATTACGATGTGGTGATCATGGATCCGCCTCCAGCACTCGGCATGGTCTCCATGGCGGTCCTTCAAGCAGCCAATGCGATGGTGATCCCCGTGCCGCCAAGCCTGGTCGACTTCGCATCGACGGTGTCGTTTATCGACATGGCGAAGACCACGATGAAGCAGCTCGAGCAGCTCGCGGGGAGGGGGCGCCCGGCTTACAATTTCATCCGTCTCGTCGGCAGCCGGGTCGACGACAGCAAGTCGATGCATCGTGAGATACTTTCGATGATGCGGAGCGTTTTCGGAGGCTCAATGTCTTCTTCGGTGATGGTCACCAGTGCGGAGATCGACAATGCCAGCTCGCGGATGAAGACGGTCTTTGAACTGGAAAAGCCCGTCACTTCGCACGAGGTTTACAACCGGTGCATGAGGCATCTGAATGAGGTTTGCCGAGACATCGAAGAAGACGTTTTGCGGACCTGGCCGAGCCGGGCAGGGGGGCAGCTTTGAGCAGCAGTTGCCACGTGGCAACAGCGGGCAATTGTTCGCCGTCTATGGGGCTGAAATCTGCTAAGAATGATGCGTTGTTGCCACGTGGCAACCGAGCAAGGAAAGCGTTTATAAACAGTATCATGAGCCAAATTCCAGGATCAGTTTTCCCTCAGAAAAGGGGAGCCGAAGGCGAGGCGAATTTCGGTTTGTTGCCACGTGGCAACAGACCAACAAATCGGGTCTCCAAGATGCCGGAAATTCGAGTAGGAGCGAGCCGATGACAAAAGGAAATAAGGGCTTCGGCTCGATGTTCACCGAAGGCCTGGATAATGAGGCCGAGCTTGACAATGCGAGCCCCTCGGAAGGGATCATGGCGAGCCGAAGCCAGACCCTGGCGCGGATAGCGAGCGGCAAGACGGTTACCGATCGAACGGAGTGGGTGGACCCGGCTCGTTGCCGTCCCTGGCGGATGCACAATCGCGACCTGGACCATTTGTCCGAAGAGAGCTGTCGCGATCTGATCGACTCCTTTCTCGCGGCGAAGCGGCAGCGCATCCCGGCGATCGTGCGTCGTCTGAAGGACGATCCTGACTACGATTATGAGATCATCGCTGGCGTTCGCCGGTGGTGGACCGTCCAGTGGCTCCGCGAACATCATCATCCAGAATTTGATTATCTCGTCACGATCCAGACCGTCACGGATGAAGAGGCATTCCGGGTTTCGGACGTTGAAAATCGGTCGCGAAAGGACATTTCAGACTGGGAGCGTGCAAAGGAATATGCGCGAGCGCTGTCGGAGTTTTACGAGAACTCCCAGTCCCAGATGGCGGAGCATCTCAACCTCTCGCGGTCATGGCTGAGCCGCCTGCTGGATGTTGCGAGGCTTCCTGAGGAGATCGTGGCGGCATTTTCGGA
Coding sequences within it:
- a CDS encoding AAA family ATPase; the protein is MATDPTNVPADDLLEGGLDVLHRKALTILKRIRDSAVDPETGQKRAPTFPISKAASLVGRTASAIREAERDGRLPERGRTASGHRVQYTLEELDHMREVFGTRPWRSPEDPPAILSVCNFKGGVGKSTIALHLAQHFAINGYRVLFIDCDSQASSTMMFGYRPDVDLEEDDTLYGHFHNPELLGVRKIIRKTHFHGLDLIPANLRLYNLEYEIAGYLARNQNLNIIDLIAEAIDSVVEDYDVVIMDPPPALGMVSMAVLQAANAMVIPVPPSLVDFASTVSFIDMAKTTMKQLEQLAGRGRPAYNFIRLVGSRVDDSKSMHREILSMMRSVFGGSMSSSVMVTSAEIDNASSRMKTVFELEKPVTSHEVYNRCMRHLNEVCRDIEEDVLRTWPSRAGGQL
- a CDS encoding ParB/RepB/Spo0J family partition protein, which codes for MTKGNKGFGSMFTEGLDNEAELDNASPSEGIMASRSQTLARIASGKTVTDRTEWVDPARCRPWRMHNRDLDHLSEESCRDLIDSFLAAKRQRIPAIVRRLKDDPDYDYEIIAGVRRWWTVQWLREHHHPEFDYLVTIQTVTDEEAFRVSDVENRSRKDISDWERAKEYARALSEFYENSQSQMAEHLNLSRSWLSRLLDVARLPEEIVAAFSDTHDITVRVARDIKPLTSEPKTLKRMRDEAERIEAERRNGGSSLTGPEVAKRLVRATVEAKKKETGEREITGKGGKTILRYASARGGGITIKIVPRTGATKAELMKAIEELLPAS